In Piliocolobus tephrosceles isolate RC106 chromosome 12, ASM277652v3, whole genome shotgun sequence, one DNA window encodes the following:
- the MAGED2 gene encoding melanoma-associated antigen D2 encodes MSDTSESGAGLTSFQAEASEKDSSSMMQTLLTVTQNVEVPETPKASKAPEVSEDVKVSKASGVSKATEVSKIPEAQEAPATQASSTTQLTDTQVLAAENKSLAADTKKQNADPQAVTMPATETKKVSCVADTKVNTKAQETEAAASQAPADEPEPESAAAQSQENQDTRPKVKAKKARKVKHLDGEEDGSSDQSQVSCGPGGLWDPLEPLASMARRAPMGPIAFWARRASRTRLAAWARRALLSLRSPKARRGKARRRAAKLQSSQEPEAPPPRDVALLQGRANDLVKYLLAKDQTKIPIKRSDMLKDIIKEYTDVYPEIIERAGYSLEKVFGIQLKEIDKNDHLYILLSTLEPTDAGILGTTKDSPKLGLLMVLLSIIFMNGNRSSEAVIWEVLRKLGLRPGIHHSLFGDVKKLITDEFVKQKYLDYARVPNSNPPEYEFFWGLRSYYETSKMKVLKFACKVQKKDPKEWAAQYREAMEADLKAAAEAAAEAKARAEIRARMGIGLGSENAAGPCNWDEADIGPWAKARIQAGAEAKAKAQESGSASTGASTSTNNSASASTSGGFSAGASLTATLTFGLFAGLGGAGASTSGSSGACGFSYK; translated from the exons ATGTCTGACACAAGCGAGAGTGGTGCGGGTCTAACTAGCTTCCAG GCTGAAGCTTCAGAAAAGGACAGTAGCTCGATGATGCAGACTCTATTGACAGTGACCCAGAATGTGGAGGTCCCAGAGACACCGAAGGCCTCAAAGGCACCGGAGGTCTCAGAGGATGTGAAGGTCTCAAAAGCCTCTGGGGTCTCAAAGGCCACAGAGGTCTCAAAGATCCCAGAGGCTCAGGAGGCGCCTGCCACCCAGGCCTCATCTACTACTCAGCTGACTGATACCCAGGTTCTGGCAGCTGAAAACAAGAGTCTAGCAGCTGACACCAAGAAACAGAATGCTGACCCGCAGGCTGTGACAATGCCTGCCACCGAGACCAAAAAGGTCAGCTGTGTGGCTGATACGAAGGTCAATACGAaggcccaggagactgaggctgctgCCTCTCAGGCCCCAGCAGATGAACCTGAGCCTGAGAGTGCAGCTGCCCAGTCTCAGGAGAATCAGGATACTCGGCCCAAGGTCAAAGCCAAGAAAGCCCGAAAG GTGAAGCATCTGGATGGGGAAGAGGATGGCAGCAGTGATCAGAGTCAGGTTTCTTGCGGGCCCGGAGGGCTATGGGACCCCTTGGAGCCCTTGGCCTCAATGGCCCGCAGGGCGCCAATGGGACCCATAGCTTTTTGGGCCCGCAGGGCATCAAGGACTCGGTTGGCTGCTTGGGCCCGGAGAGCCTTGCTCTCCCTGAGATCACCTAAAGCCCGTAGGGGCAAGGCTCGCCGTAGAGCTGCCAAGCTCCAGTCATCCCAAGAGCCTGAAGCACCACCACCTCGGGATGTGGCCCTTTTGCAAGGGAGG GCAAATGATTTGGTGAAGTACCTTTTGGCTAAAGACCAGACGAAGATTCCCATCAAGCGCTCAG ACATGCTGAAGGACATCATCAAAGAATACACTGATGTGTACCCTGAAATCATTGAACGAGCAGGCTATTCCTTGGAGAAG GTATTTGGGATTCAATTGAAGGAAATTGATAAGAATGACCActtgtacattcttctcagcaccttaGAGCCCACTGATGCGGGCATACTGGGAAC GACTAAGGACTCACCCAAGCTGGGTCTGCTCATGGTGCTTCTTAGCATCATCTTCATGAATGGAAATCGGTCCAGTGAGG CTGTCATCTGGGAGGTGCTGCGCAAGTTGGGGCTGCGCCCTGG gATACATCATTCACTCTTTGGGGACGTGAAGAAACTCATCACTGATGAGTTTGTGAAGCAGAA GTACCTGGACTATGCCAGAGTCCCCAATAGCAATCCCCCTGAATATGAGTTCTTCTGGGGCCTGCGCTCTTACTATGAGACCAGCAAGATGAAAGTCCTCAAGTTTGCCTGCAAG GTACAAAAGAAGGATCCCAAGGAATGGGCAGCTCAGTACCGAGAGGCGATGGAAGCGGATTTGAAGGCTGCAGCTGAGGCTGCAGCTGAAGCCAAGGCGAGGGCCGAGATTAGAGCTCGAATGGGCATTGGGCTTGGCTCGGAGAATGCTGCCGGGCCCTGCAACTGGGACGAAGCTGATATTGGACCCTGGGCCAAAGCCCGGATCCAGGCGGGAGCAGAAGCTAAAGCCAAAGCCCAAGAGAGTGGCAGTGCCAGCACTGGTGCCAGTACCAGTACCAATAACAGTGCCAGTGCCAGCACCAGTGGTGGCTTCAGTGCTGGTGCCAGCCTGACCGCCACTCTCACATTTGGGCTCTTCGCTGGCCTTGGTGGAGCTGGTGCCAGTACCAGTGGCAGCTCTGGTGCCTGTGGTTTCTCCTACAAGTGA